The following are encoded together in the Lathyrus oleraceus cultivar Zhongwan6 chromosome 3, CAAS_Psat_ZW6_1.0, whole genome shotgun sequence genome:
- the LOC127129676 gene encoding uncharacterized protein LOC127129676 codes for MTNIPSPSDQTPTPPSEHHTETPSENPITHQSEPPTETIPTPSTPTSPTSEPETTFPTLEEAVTLFAESLVEKIRSLSENSRIIRNDFIREAGERLQSRLAREAEERACREAGEKARLEEEHRAREAAEKDAAEATAATAEAEAKAKADAEEAARIAAEEAAKVKDYALTQGEQSHSDFAPLVLKTLEELQK; via the exons ATGACCAACATTCCTTCACCATCTGACCAAACACCAACACCACCCTCTGAACATCACACGGAAACCCCCTCTGAAAACCCTATTACCCATCAATCTGAACCTCCCACTGAGACCATCCCCACACCATCAACACCTACATCTCCCACCTCTGAACCAGAAACCACCTTTCCCACCCTGGAAGAAGCAGTAACCTTATTTGCTGAGTCTTTAGTGGAGAAGATCAGATCACTATCTGAAAACTCTAgaatca tccgaAATGACTTCATCAGAGAAGCTGGAGAGAGGTTGCAGAGCCGTCTGGCCAGAGAGGCAGAAGAGAGAGCTTGTAGAGAAGCTGGAGAGAAGGCTCGTTTGGAGGAAGAACACAGAGCAAGAGAAGCTGCAGAAAAGGATGCCGCTGAGGCTACTGCTGCTactgcagaagctgaagccaaagcaAAGGCTGATGCTGAAGAAGCAGCACGCATAGCTGCAGAAGAAGCTGCTAAGGTCAAGGATtatgctctgactcagggggagcaatCTCACTCTGATTTCGCTCCTCTAGTGTTGAAGACTCTGGAAGAGCTACAGAAATAG